From a single Gimesia fumaroli genomic region:
- a CDS encoding LamG-like jellyroll fold domain-containing protein: MARQLWTPWNWFSDGKNVKMCVSKTLRGLVAIVLVVTGGVSVLSAKESAESRSQKRVLIIGMDGTRPDALAKAKTPTFDRLIKEGAFTDNANILGERYQKNDTISGPGWSSILTGVWADKHGVHDNNFKGKNYELFPHFFKRLKRERPDAKTASLVSWAPIHEFILSEADIAEVFPLPRGKNQTADLRVSADKLDINTHDGKWHHLVATRKQGQLKLYLDGRLIGSLEGVDLEFPLGGDFYYLGRDSRSGATGFNGQLDDIRLWKRALTEAEIAQAASQMSPTNRQGLLAEYLFQGELNDSAGHSKGPFPAQPLTENATVRYARHISDTELNRIDFAPTGEKTHGLRIPLNDSLRDLTRGDFTIEARFMTTDKGRNILLGNYDGKAGALNLELHEGNSVRVYFQPPDPKNAGALEREGIRDQQIAAKAAQILREEDPTALFVYFHQTDATGHAIGFSPEVPEYVKAIENIDARVNTVLKAMQSRPNYANEDWLTIVCTDHGGLKRSHSNGLKVPEIRRVFLIVHGPSAQPGPIPKQAYLVDVTGTALTHLLGKVDPKWQLDGKAVGLEPQE; the protein is encoded by the coding sequence ATGGCACGCCAATTGTGGACGCCGTGGAACTGGTTCTCTGACGGAAAGAATGTGAAAATGTGTGTTTCAAAAACGCTGAGGGGACTCGTGGCAATCGTCCTTGTTGTGACCGGTGGAGTTTCGGTTCTGTCGGCGAAGGAATCCGCGGAGTCTCGTTCGCAGAAACGAGTGCTGATTATCGGCATGGATGGCACGCGGCCCGATGCACTGGCGAAAGCGAAAACGCCGACTTTTGATCGGCTGATCAAGGAAGGGGCGTTCACGGACAACGCGAATATTCTGGGGGAACGTTATCAGAAGAACGACACCATCAGCGGGCCCGGCTGGTCGAGCATTCTCACCGGCGTCTGGGCCGACAAGCATGGCGTGCACGATAACAACTTCAAAGGGAAGAACTACGAACTCTTTCCGCATTTCTTCAAGCGTCTGAAACGCGAACGGCCCGACGCAAAAACGGCGTCGCTCGTTTCCTGGGCTCCCATTCACGAATTCATCCTCTCCGAAGCCGACATCGCCGAGGTCTTCCCTTTGCCCCGTGGGAAGAATCAGACCGCCGACCTGCGCGTCTCTGCCGACAAGCTCGACATCAACACCCACGATGGTAAATGGCATCACCTGGTTGCGACGCGTAAGCAGGGTCAGCTCAAACTGTATCTCGACGGTCGACTGATTGGATCGCTGGAAGGCGTTGATCTGGAATTTCCGCTGGGAGGTGATTTCTATTATTTGGGCCGTGATAGTCGCTCCGGCGCGACTGGCTTTAACGGACAACTCGATGATATCCGTCTCTGGAAACGGGCCTTAACCGAAGCCGAGATCGCACAGGCCGCTTCGCAAATGTCCCCCACCAATCGTCAGGGGCTGCTGGCGGAATATCTGTTCCAGGGAGAATTGAACGATTCCGCTGGCCATTCCAAAGGACCGTTTCCGGCGCAGCCACTTACGGAAAACGCCACAGTTCGCTACGCGAGACACATATCAGACACCGAACTAAATCGCATCGACTTCGCCCCGACAGGCGAGAAAACACACGGCCTGCGAATTCCACTTAACGATTCGTTGCGAGACCTTACCCGTGGCGACTTTACCATCGAAGCCCGATTTATGACGACCGACAAAGGACGCAACATTCTACTGGGCAACTATGATGGCAAAGCGGGGGCATTAAACCTGGAACTGCACGAAGGTAATTCAGTGCGTGTCTACTTTCAGCCGCCCGATCCGAAGAATGCAGGTGCACTTGAGAGAGAAGGCATCCGCGATCAACAGATCGCCGCCAAGGCAGCCCAGATCCTGCGTGAAGAAGACCCGACGGCACTGTTCGTCTATTTCCATCAGACCGACGCTACCGGCCACGCGATTGGTTTCAGTCCCGAGGTTCCCGAATACGTCAAGGCGATCGAAAACATCGACGCCCGCGTGAACACGGTTCTCAAAGCCATGCAGTCACGTCCGAACTATGCCAACGAAGACTGGCTGACAATTGTCTGCACCGATCACGGCGGCTTGAAACGGAGTCACAGCAACGGTCTGAAGGTGCCGGAAATCCGCCGGGTTTTTTTGATCGTGCACGGCCCCTCAGCACAACCGGGCCCCATTCCCAAACAGGCCTATCTGGTCGACGTCACCGGCACTGCCCTGACACATCTCTTGGGAAAAGTTGATCCGAAATGGCAACTCGATGGTAAGGCCGTTGGGTTGGAACCGCAGGAATAG
- a CDS encoding IS3 family transposase, which translates to MDQPRSSQRYQATPPDGEAALLKQILKLVRRHPRFGYRRIGRMMQATGWKVNLKRIYRLWRREGLKVPRKQRKKRSLGTGANACHRRRPERKNHVWCWDFIFDRTETGTTLKWLTILDEYTRECLALQV; encoded by the coding sequence GTGGATCAGCCCCGTTCCAGTCAACGCTATCAGGCGACTCCACCTGATGGTGAAGCCGCTTTGCTGAAACAGATCCTGAAGCTGGTACGGCGACACCCCCGTTTCGGGTATCGCCGTATCGGCAGGATGATGCAGGCGACTGGCTGGAAGGTGAACCTGAAACGGATCTACCGCTTGTGGCGTCGAGAAGGGCTCAAAGTCCCCAGAAAACAAAGAAAAAAACGCTCGTTGGGTACGGGAGCGAATGCCTGTCATCGCCGTCGGCCTGAGAGGAAAAACCACGTGTGGTGCTGGGATTTTATTTTTGATCGCACAGAAACGGGGACCACACTCAAGTGGCTCACGATTTTAGACGAGTATACGAGGGAGTGTCTGGCCTTGCAGGTGTGA
- a CDS encoding SIR2 family NAD-dependent protein deacylase, with translation MASPSFFDCSWQAFSAISPPPPISTRQQHSLDNKGEHSGRLTAHTSPLTEAIANGNAVVYVGAGASKAAGLPDWREFLKALERESRAYSQNAAISIQKRILEGDYLVAAEMLQNVFGNKLQDVTHRVFGKVSVPTPIHRAIASIPFSLAVTTNYDCLLETAYHFSVPRLTWQNPYDVLQNVRSGIFCVLKLHGDYAVRESVVLARSHYRDLLQVNYALLNSLRMLLATRTFLFVGVSFSDPDLLALMDEAKSLYGDVFGPHYAIFPENHFDPEYSEVLERSYNIRTIVAPPLHVPSLQCDITGGVAALLYHIGGISSHTALSNPYRHGFAQFLQDPSSKFQPAGERIQVGWLLKNLVLRLGVPHGYVSMCDSSMPEHRILYRNFEYEVTDEDAKYSPAPETPEALDSIQSCLFQQRKIEDDYIHLSDVDNSSRDLDSQGFLEANYTPRYKDAGSALCVPVYVDGHRSGVVTLEADAGYMFSKYHYKVARQFADRIGSTRYESNRLADSAVILKKYSANPFEFQEELRRSRDLDDLDLQCLLYQIDPYAGKLSATLRNLDETQRNGNNNKIVYDFEEAALASEAFRERRTIRISDTKEALKKHPPVIAKRGIELFDIEGPVCAFPVHVRGYTAGVFVGWSGGATSQDIPDLDSVDKRYERIFKTRFWRGMERARRLLHVIANEPIDRSQNDDERSTTSEKGGRAAEFLEAVAETLQPIDEGKSWGSRVKDRGFRKRVIDGLLKTIVGQGCGLKRVRLFTVNSDSQGLAKTVCIASRNAARVGPPGHSSINGYRGIEIKGRDKYIEHTMRRAEFDPYARLQDHVTLGGSEDSSAKLFHKAPERPWIVAPIGPQHCEWENGNRLGMTMCGYLAGDDFYWDQKKQKMIDDSLNIKNESIAREEFVFKRYCLDFASDILSILMYYEASAQDKPDLGLRP, from the coding sequence ATGGCATCCCCCTCATTTTTTGATTGTTCATGGCAAGCTTTTTCTGCGATATCTCCTCCCCCTCCTATCTCCACTCGCCAACAACATTCCCTTGATAACAAGGGCGAACATTCTGGACGATTAACTGCCCATACCAGTCCCCTGACTGAAGCGATTGCAAATGGTAACGCGGTAGTTTATGTAGGTGCAGGCGCATCAAAAGCTGCCGGATTACCGGATTGGCGTGAATTTTTGAAAGCACTGGAAAGAGAATCGCGCGCCTATTCACAAAATGCTGCCATCAGTATCCAGAAAAGAATTCTTGAAGGCGATTATCTCGTTGCTGCAGAGATGCTTCAAAATGTGTTTGGTAATAAGTTACAAGACGTGACTCATCGAGTTTTTGGTAAAGTTTCAGTCCCCACTCCGATTCACCGTGCAATTGCGTCCATTCCTTTCTCTTTAGCTGTCACAACAAATTACGATTGTTTACTGGAAACAGCATATCACTTTTCCGTTCCTCGCCTGACTTGGCAAAATCCATATGATGTACTACAGAATGTTCGCTCGGGTATCTTCTGTGTCCTGAAACTTCACGGTGACTATGCTGTGCGCGAGTCAGTCGTTTTGGCGCGATCGCACTATCGGGACTTGTTACAAGTCAATTATGCATTACTCAACAGTCTTCGGATGCTCTTGGCAACTCGCACGTTCCTTTTCGTTGGTGTCAGTTTTTCCGATCCAGACCTACTTGCGCTTATGGACGAGGCAAAGTCGCTTTACGGTGATGTTTTTGGTCCTCATTACGCGATTTTTCCTGAAAATCATTTTGATCCAGAATATTCAGAAGTACTTGAACGATCCTACAACATTCGCACAATTGTGGCTCCTCCCCTTCATGTCCCCAGTCTTCAATGCGATATTACTGGTGGTGTAGCAGCATTGCTATACCATATTGGTGGTATTTCTTCTCATACTGCATTGTCTAATCCTTATCGGCACGGTTTCGCACAGTTTTTACAAGACCCGTCAAGTAAATTTCAGCCAGCTGGTGAACGTATACAGGTAGGATGGCTACTGAAAAATTTAGTTCTCCGCCTGGGAGTGCCTCATGGCTACGTAAGTATGTGTGATTCATCGATGCCGGAACACCGTATTTTATATCGCAATTTTGAGTACGAAGTAACTGATGAAGATGCAAAATATAGTCCAGCACCAGAGACTCCAGAAGCACTCGACTCGATTCAAAGCTGCCTGTTTCAACAACGAAAAATTGAAGATGACTATATTCATTTATCTGACGTGGATAATTCTTCCAGGGATCTAGATTCTCAAGGATTTTTGGAAGCCAATTATACGCCAAGATACAAAGATGCTGGCAGTGCGTTGTGTGTACCTGTCTATGTGGACGGTCATCGTTCTGGTGTTGTTACACTTGAAGCGGATGCCGGCTATATGTTTTCCAAGTATCATTACAAGGTTGCTCGACAATTCGCTGACCGAATTGGTTCAACCCGCTATGAGTCGAATCGTCTGGCAGATTCAGCTGTCATTCTCAAAAAATACAGTGCAAATCCTTTTGAATTTCAAGAAGAATTGAGACGAAGTCGTGATCTGGACGATCTGGACCTTCAGTGTCTGCTATATCAGATCGACCCTTACGCAGGTAAGTTAAGTGCAACATTACGTAATCTGGATGAGACCCAAAGAAATGGGAATAATAATAAAATCGTTTACGACTTTGAGGAAGCTGCATTAGCCAGTGAAGCGTTCCGAGAACGAAGGACAATTCGAATTTCAGACACAAAGGAAGCTCTGAAAAAACATCCACCAGTAATCGCAAAAAGAGGGATTGAATTATTTGATATTGAAGGGCCTGTATGTGCATTTCCAGTCCACGTGCGAGGGTATACTGCAGGGGTATTCGTTGGGTGGTCTGGTGGTGCGACTTCTCAAGACATTCCGGATTTAGATTCTGTAGACAAAAGATATGAACGGATTTTTAAGACGAGATTTTGGCGAGGGATGGAACGTGCCAGAAGGCTTTTACATGTTATTGCCAATGAGCCTATAGATCGAAGTCAGAATGATGACGAGCGAAGTACTACAAGTGAAAAGGGAGGGAGAGCTGCAGAATTCCTTGAAGCTGTAGCTGAAACGTTGCAACCAATCGACGAAGGAAAGTCGTGGGGATCACGTGTCAAAGATCGAGGATTTCGCAAACGCGTGATCGATGGATTACTGAAGACAATTGTTGGCCAAGGGTGTGGACTAAAGCGAGTGAGATTATTCACAGTAAATAGCGATTCACAGGGCTTGGCAAAAACTGTTTGCATTGCATCCAGGAATGCTGCAAGAGTTGGACCTCCAGGGCACTCAAGTATAAATGGATATCGTGGAATTGAAATAAAAGGACGAGATAAATACATCGAACATACAATGAGACGAGCTGAGTTCGATCCATATGCTCGATTGCAGGATCACGTAACTCTGGGCGGATCTGAAGACTCAAGTGCAAAGTTATTCCATAAAGCTCCAGAAAGACCTTGGATTGTTGCTCCGATTGGTCCACAGCATTGCGAATGGGAAAATGGAAATCGATTGGGAATGACAATGTGTGGATATCTTGCAGGTGACGATTTTTACTGGGATCAAAAAAAACAAAAAATGATTGACGATTCCCTGAATATCAAAAATGAGAGTATTGCACGCGAAGAATTTGTGTTTAAAAGGTATTGTCTGGATTTCGCGTCTGATATTTTGTCGATCTTAATGTACTATGAAGCAAGTGCTCAAGACAAACCTGACCTTGGTTTGCGACCTTAA
- a CDS encoding golvesin C-terminal-like domain-containing protein, which translates to MLISNWLSSLVSRIRRRPRYNSRARRAIRKRWQAIQQNRLTTVDRLEDRTLLTAQIIDNGDTGFSQTGTWISASGNPTFYQGDYSYVDGVGGTGQNTSSWAFSNLSAGTYRVSGTWVPEPNGGATNMPVTISGIVGGDVSMSVNEQVLEHDLFDDGFYWQDLGYFQQWHNYSNDFR; encoded by the coding sequence GTGCTCATATCCAATTGGCTCAGTTCTTTGGTTTCCCGTATTCGTCGCCGCCCTCGCTACAATTCCCGCGCGCGACGTGCCATTCGAAAACGGTGGCAAGCCATCCAGCAAAACCGACTCACAACTGTAGATCGCCTGGAAGACCGGACACTTTTAACGGCACAGATCATTGACAATGGCGATACGGGATTCAGTCAGACAGGCACCTGGATCAGCGCGAGCGGCAACCCCACCTTTTATCAAGGCGATTATTCTTATGTAGATGGGGTTGGAGGCACGGGGCAGAATACATCGTCCTGGGCATTCTCAAATCTTTCGGCCGGAACCTATCGGGTCTCAGGAACCTGGGTGCCGGAACCAAACGGAGGGGCAACAAACATGCCGGTCACGATTTCAGGAATTGTGGGGGGCGATGTTTCCATGTCCGTTAATGAACAAGTACTGGAACACGATCTGTTTGATGACGGTTTCTATTGGCAGGATCTGGGCTATTTTCAGCAATGGCACAATTACAGTAACGATTTCCGATAA
- a CDS encoding IS3 family transposase (programmed frameshift), whose product MKRKRYTEEQIAFALRQAESGTAVVEVTRKMGISEQTFYRWKKKFAGMGVAEVRRLKQLEEENKKLKQLVADLSLDKKMLQDVVQGKGMRSDRRRVVVKRLQVSYAESERRVCKALNFPRASHRYQSVRDERAELRIRLRDLASTRVDFGYRRLHIFLLREGWKVNHKLVYRLYIEEGLQMRRKRPRRNRSCQVRVTRPKASCTNESWSMDFMSDQLFDGKRFRLLTLVDNFSRESLAIRVGTRMTGDDVVAALERVKEVRGCPQSIRVDNGPEFISKSLDWWAYFNKVTLDFSRLGKPTDNAYIESFNGRVRQECLNQHWFLSLADAQEQIDQWRLDYNENRPHSSLGNQTPVEFAKKSCPARRA is encoded by the exons ATGAAACGAAAACGCTACACAGAGGAACAAATCGCTTTTGCACTACGGCAAGCTGAGTCAGGAACCGCTGTCGTTGAGGTGACGCGCAAGATGGGCATCTCCGAACAAACGTTCTACCGCTGGAAAAAGAAGTTTGCCGGAATGGGAGTCGCTGAAGTACGCCGCCTGAAGCAACTCGAAGAAGAAAACAAAAAGCTGAAACAGCTTGTAGCCGATCTCAGCCTGGATAAAAAGATGTTGCAGGATGTTGTCCAGG GGAAAGGTATGAGGTCCGATCGTCGTCGAGTAGTGGTGAAACGGTTGCAAGTCAGTTATGCCGAAAGTGAACGTCGTGTTTGTAAAGCCTTGAACTTTCCGCGAGCTAGCCACCGTTACCAAAGTGTTCGAGACGAGCGGGCCGAATTACGAATCCGGTTACGTGATCTTGCCAGTACCCGTGTGGATTTCGGTTATCGGCGGTTACATATTTTCTTGTTGCGTGAAGGATGGAAAGTAAATCATAAGCTGGTTTACCGACTTTATATCGAAGAAGGCCTACAAATGCGTCGAAAACGTCCACGGCGGAATCGAAGTTGTCAGGTCCGAGTAACGCGACCGAAAGCCAGCTGCACTAATGAGAGTTGGAGTATGGACTTCATGTCCGACCAACTGTTTGACGGGAAGCGATTCCGGCTGTTAACGTTAGTCGATAACTTTAGTCGTGAGAGTCTGGCCATTCGGGTCGGTACCCGGATGACGGGGGATGATGTCGTAGCAGCTCTGGAGCGAGTCAAAGAGGTTCGGGGCTGTCCTCAATCGATTCGCGTGGATAACGGTCCTGAGTTCATTTCGAAGAGCCTGGACTGGTGGGCTTACTTCAACAAGGTAACTCTGGATTTTAGTCGGCTTGGAAAACCGACGGATAATGCGTATATTGAATCGTTCAACGGACGGGTTCGCCAGGAATGTTTAAACCAGCATTGGTTTTTAAGCCTGGCAGATGCTCAGGAACAAATCGACCAGTGGCGGCTGGACTACAACGAAAACCGCCCACATAGCTCACTGGGAAATCAGACCCCGGTGGAGTTTGCGAAAAAATCATGCCCGGCGCGCCGGGCATGA
- a CDS encoding sulfatase-like hydrolase/transferase gives MIRALLSLTFLLLLIQPTVSAELKQPNILFIMVDDLGKEWISCYGAAGIQTPAIDGLAETGMKFNNAWCMPQCTPTRVTLLTGQYPFRHGWTNHWDVPRWGASAHFDANLNTTYANVLRKAGYKTCAAGKWQIDDFRVEPQALHEAGFDDWCMWTGYEADNPPSANRYWNPYINVKGKGSKTYNGQFGPDIYCDYLIDFIGKHKDQPMLLYYPMVLTHSPLTTTPDNKDETNKRRLFAGMVRYTDKLVGKLVRALDETGIRDNTIIVFTTDNGTGGQRNHRLGHLVRGGKTKMTEQNGTAMPFIVNCPGTVPAGVETDALVDFSDLLPTFAELGSGTLPTECVVDGKSFAPLILGKAKAGPREWIMSMGGGPAALREGRVVPALKYDDRVIRNQRFKLWIDTNRKPIKLFDLKTDPWEEQNLIDSQDPAAQKALKELTAIAAQFPRQDGAPIYKKNPPQKWDQKPGIPGQGKPKKGKKKKN, from the coding sequence ATGATTCGCGCTCTGTTGTCTCTGACGTTTCTCCTGCTGTTGATTCAGCCCACTGTCTCAGCGGAGCTTAAACAGCCGAATATCCTGTTTATCATGGTCGATGACCTGGGTAAGGAATGGATCAGTTGCTACGGCGCAGCAGGTATCCAGACACCCGCGATTGACGGCCTGGCCGAGACCGGGATGAAATTCAACAATGCCTGGTGCATGCCCCAATGTACGCCGACGCGGGTCACGCTGCTCACCGGACAATATCCATTTCGGCATGGTTGGACTAATCACTGGGATGTCCCCCGCTGGGGCGCCAGCGCACATTTTGATGCTAACTTAAACACGACCTACGCCAACGTTCTCAGAAAAGCCGGTTACAAAACGTGTGCCGCCGGTAAGTGGCAGATCGATGATTTTCGCGTCGAACCCCAGGCGCTGCACGAAGCCGGCTTTGACGACTGGTGCATGTGGACCGGATACGAAGCAGACAATCCTCCCAGCGCCAATCGCTACTGGAACCCTTATATCAACGTCAAAGGGAAAGGGAGCAAAACCTATAACGGTCAGTTCGGCCCCGATATTTATTGTGACTACCTGATCGACTTCATTGGCAAGCATAAAGACCAGCCAATGCTGCTGTATTACCCGATGGTGCTCACACACAGCCCTTTGACCACGACGCCCGATAACAAAGACGAAACGAACAAGCGGCGTCTGTTTGCGGGCATGGTCCGCTACACCGACAAGCTGGTCGGCAAGCTGGTCAGAGCGCTCGACGAAACCGGTATCCGTGATAATACAATCATTGTCTTCACCACCGACAACGGCACCGGCGGTCAGAGAAATCATCGTCTGGGCCATCTTGTCCGCGGCGGCAAGACAAAAATGACTGAGCAGAACGGTACCGCTATGCCTTTCATCGTCAACTGTCCCGGCACAGTGCCTGCAGGAGTCGAGACCGATGCGCTGGTCGACTTTAGCGATCTGCTCCCGACGTTCGCCGAGCTGGGAAGTGGCACCTTACCAACAGAGTGTGTGGTGGACGGGAAATCGTTCGCCCCGCTGATTCTGGGCAAAGCCAAGGCGGGGCCGCGTGAGTGGATCATGTCGATGGGCGGAGGCCCGGCAGCACTGCGCGAAGGACGTGTGGTGCCTGCGCTGAAATATGACGACCGCGTGATCCGCAACCAGCGGTTCAAACTCTGGATCGACACCAATCGCAAGCCGATCAAGCTGTTTGATCTCAAAACAGATCCCTGGGAAGAACAGAACCTGATCGACTCGCAAGATCCCGCCGCACAGAAGGCACTGAAAGAACTGACCGCGATCGCGGCACAGTTTCCCAGGCAGGACGGAGCCCCCATCTACAAGAAGAACCCACCGCAGAAGTGGGACCAGAAACCGGGCATTCCAGGTCAGGGCAAACCCAAAAAGGGGAAGAAAAAGAAAAATTGA
- a CDS encoding glycoside hydrolase family protein has protein sequence MISRTLFLLLNLMLVSLVTSVVVADDWVIDTQEEWTDAAEYQVQLAIKEGMAIPTAKSASFSAYVKRFDKKQKAKSLIIEQSPLWQNWEPIANLGPANLQDAPVFLAMGPNNYWVFGRYGGAKKKKGFEPKPATLDGFDVSLQTTPWKRQFDAPGGLEKGLGGYHGWQSRDMVNWVHHGPVTEAFSRWVTSAEQKDGKVYIYYDYPNDQDPHVYIDEDLTDGKPGTDMGLAVDDPSHGSDAGFIRDKEGRFHVILEDWSPINASKRSWDSPLAAHAVSEDGVKDWKFLKPPVDNRTKDTGKVAEYKHPHWLQHPKWNTNIGKYNVHEPEQEAYGDWAAICVGSQYYLFGDYDPAGGGHMSVGWFTSPTIDGRYQWCDKIGTGHPDPDIGFANGRFYLFTQQNTDYVSPGPWVGQVEARVVVDTDGDGKLDTWTDWTEVKETYDYTPGLSKHVKRTPAKLDLTSLPAGYGFGFELKLKDTTENKSKPMIDKVTLTFE, from the coding sequence ATGATATCTCGAACGCTGTTTCTGTTGTTGAACCTGATGTTGGTTTCTCTGGTGACGTCTGTTGTGGTCGCAGACGACTGGGTAATTGACACGCAGGAAGAATGGACGGACGCGGCCGAGTACCAGGTTCAACTGGCAATCAAAGAGGGAATGGCGATCCCGACCGCCAAGTCGGCCAGCTTTTCGGCGTATGTGAAACGTTTTGACAAGAAACAAAAGGCAAAATCGTTGATCATTGAGCAGTCGCCTCTCTGGCAGAACTGGGAACCGATTGCGAACCTCGGACCGGCGAATCTGCAGGACGCCCCCGTCTTTCTGGCGATGGGGCCGAACAACTACTGGGTCTTTGGTCGCTACGGCGGCGCAAAAAAGAAAAAAGGATTTGAACCGAAACCAGCGACTCTGGATGGCTTCGACGTCTCACTCCAGACCACTCCCTGGAAACGACAATTCGATGCACCCGGCGGACTGGAAAAAGGGCTCGGCGGTTATCATGGCTGGCAGAGCCGCGACATGGTCAACTGGGTTCATCACGGCCCGGTGACGGAAGCTTTCTCCCGCTGGGTGACAAGTGCCGAGCAGAAAGACGGCAAGGTTTATATCTATTACGACTACCCCAACGACCAGGACCCGCACGTCTACATCGACGAAGATCTGACCGACGGTAAACCGGGCACAGACATGGGACTGGCAGTCGACGATCCCTCCCACGGTTCCGACGCTGGCTTCATTCGCGACAAGGAAGGCCGCTTCCACGTGATCTTGGAAGACTGGAGCCCCATCAATGCCAGCAAACGTTCCTGGGATTCCCCGCTCGCCGCACATGCGGTCAGCGAAGATGGTGTGAAGGACTGGAAATTCCTCAAGCCACCCGTGGACAACCGCACTAAAGATACCGGCAAGGTCGCCGAATATAAACATCCGCACTGGCTGCAGCATCCTAAATGGAATACGAACATCGGCAAGTACAACGTACATGAGCCCGAGCAGGAAGCTTACGGCGACTGGGCGGCGATTTGTGTTGGCTCGCAATACTACCTGTTCGGCGACTACGATCCCGCAGGCGGCGGACACATGAGCGTTGGCTGGTTCACCAGTCCCACGATCGATGGCCGCTATCAGTGGTGCGACAAAATCGGCACCGGTCATCCCGATCCCGACATCGGTTTCGCCAACGGTCGCTTCTATCTGTTCACACAGCAAAACACCGATTACGTCAGCCCCGGCCCCTGGGTGGGGCAGGTCGAAGCCCGTGTTGTTGTCGATACCGATGGCGATGGCAAACTCGATACCTGGACCGACTGGACCGAAGTCAAAGAGACCTACGACTACACGCCCGGCTTATCAAAACACGTCAAACGCACCCCCGCAAAACTCGACCTGACCAGTTTACCCGCCGGCTACGGCTTCGGTTTTGAATTGAAGCTGAAAGACACAACCGAGAATAAGTCGAAGCCGATGATCGATAAGGTGACGCTGACGTTTGAGTGA
- a CDS encoding DUF2721 domain-containing protein, producing the protein MSSTEFWLTPLILLPGVALLIVSTSARFGQIHTEFHHLLDHPDAHAQILSRNLQQRSRLFRDALASLYVSVGLFSLGSLLGGVVNLWRPQSLWFVGGLTIVGIACVVFASLQLFRESLLSLNVIDEHFERVERDCGQD; encoded by the coding sequence ATGAGTAGCACCGAATTCTGGCTCACCCCCTTAATCCTTCTACCTGGCGTCGCATTGCTGATTGTCTCGACATCGGCCCGGTTTGGTCAAATCCATACCGAATTCCATCACCTGCTCGACCATCCCGATGCCCACGCCCAAATCCTGTCGCGCAATCTCCAGCAACGATCTCGCTTGTTCCGTGATGCTCTGGCGAGCCTGTATGTCAGCGTCGGTCTTTTTTCACTGGGAAGTTTACTTGGCGGTGTCGTGAATCTCTGGCGTCCTCAATCACTCTGGTTCGTCGGCGGACTGACCATCGTTGGCATCGCCTGCGTTGTCTTCGCTTCCTTACAACTGTTTCGTGAATCGCTGCTCAGTCTGAATGTCATTGACGAACACTTTGAACGTGTGGAGCGTGACTGCGGGCAGGATTGA